The following coding sequences lie in one Arachis ipaensis cultivar K30076 chromosome B03, Araip1.1, whole genome shotgun sequence genomic window:
- the LOC107632351 gene encoding DNA repair protein RAD51 homolog 4-like, which translates to MDRTNRFDQKTSESDPIPIRSGLLEDAECNKRLLPTGFKGIDALLGGGLRAGQLTELVGPSSSGKTQACLTSASTVAKNGGSVIYFDTGNSFSPQHIAHLVGQTSGYVIGNQAEPGPLQKVMERIICYSVFDIYQMFDVLQQLKINLKSKIVEPDRRVQLLIVDSISSLITPILGGSGPQGHALMISAGYLLKKLADEHNIAVLVTNHMVAGEGGTSKPALGESWKSVPHIRLLLSREYGSNVCNVSTLKHPSVASDRAAKCVLCICDC; encoded by the exons ATGGACCGGACCAACCGGTTCGACCAAAAAACCAGTGAATCGGACCCTATACCGATCCGGTCTGGT CTCTTGGAAGATGCTGAATGCAATAAGCGTCTTTTGCCCACTGGATTCAAAGG GATAGATGCTTTGCTTGGAGGAGGCTTACGTGCAGGACAATTAACTGAACTTGTTGGTCCATCCTCTTCTGGTAAGACACAG GCTTGCCTAACATCTGCTTCAACAGTTGCAAAGAATGGTGGTTCAGTTATATACTTTGATACAGGCAACTCCTTTTCACCTCAGCATATTGCACATTTGGTTGGTCAGACCTCTGGTTATGTCATTGGCAATCAG GCTGAACCAGGACCTCTGCAGAAAGTAATGGAGAGGATAATATGCTACTCAGTGTTTGACATCTATCAAATGTTTGATGTGTTGCAGCAACTGAAGATAAATTTGAAATCTAAG ATTGTTGAACCAGATCGTCGCGTTCAATTGCTTATTGTTGATTCAATCTCTTCACTGATCACCCCCATCCTTGGGGGCAGTGGTCCTCAAG GACATGCTTTGATGATATCTGCTGGGTATTTACTGAAGAAGTTAGCAGATGAGCATAATATTGCAGTACTG GTAACAAATCATATGGTGGCTGGAGAAGGCGGTACGTCCAAACCAGCACTTGGAGAGAGTTGGAAGAGTGTTCCACATATACGGCTCTTGCTTTCTCGTGAATATGGTAGCAATGTTTGCAACGTATCAACACTGAAACATCCATCTGTG GCTTCTGACAGGGCTGCTAAGTGTGTACTATGTATTTGTGACTGCTAa
- the LOC107629143 gene encoding dirigent protein 10-like — protein sequence MAKLESLSMNATILLLASIVIAFTTSTTSTRILIADDGVGTPSTAPQEPDSAVSPVAPLVTPSPVAGAAAAAAATPTALDDHHPTISFFMHEILGGSNPSARAVTGVVTNPALNAQVAFAKPNGANLPLNAGVPQNNNNAGLLNNNNLPFLTGLGGTTASVFNNNGNNGNNNGVGFSVGNVNQLPEGMTLEKLMFGTMTVFDDELTEGEELGSGLVGKAQGFYVASSVDGTSQVMAFTAKFEENGYADSISFFGVHQTQVSESQLAIIGGTGKYVNAQGFAIIKTFPVNGQQHNTDGVETLVQLTAYLAY from the coding sequence ATGGCAAAGCTTGAATCTCTTTCTATGAATGCCACAATCCTGTTGCTGGCAAGCATAGTCATTGCATTCACCACTTCAACTACATCAACCAGAATCCTTATTGCTGATGATGGGGTAGGAACACCATCCACTGCACCACAAGAGCCTGATTCTGCTGTGTCCCCTGTTGCGCCATTGGTGACACCTTCACCTGTTGCAGGAGCAGCGGCAGCAGCAGCGGCCACCCCTACTGCTCTTGATGATCATCACCCCACAATCTCCTTCTTCATGCATGAAATCCTTGGGGGCTCAAACCCCTCTGCGAGAGCTGTCACCGGAGTTGTAACCAACCCTGCACTCAATGCTCAGGTTGCCTTTGCGAAGCCTAACGGTGCAAACCTTCCCCTGAATGCTGGTGTCCCACAGAACAACAACAACGCTGGACTCCTTAACAACAACAATCTCCCTTTCCTCACAGGCCTCGGCGGAACCACAGCCAGTGTCTTCAACAACAATGGAAATAATGGTAACAATAACGGGGTTGGTTTCTCGGTGGGAAATGTCAATCAGCTCCCTGAAGGAATGACACTGGAGAAGCTGATGTTTGGGACAATGACCGTGTTCGATGATGAACTAACCGAGGGGGAAGAGTTGGGGTCAGGTTTAGTGGGGAAAGCACAGGGATTCTATGTGGCAAGTTCAGTTGATGGGACCAGCCAGGTAATGGCTTTCACTGCAAAGTTTGAGGAGAATGGATATGCAGATAGCATCAGTTTCTTTGGTGTGCACCAAACACAGGTCTCAGAGTCACAACTTGCAATCATTGGAGGCACGGGAAAGTACGTTAACGCTCAGGGATTTGCTATTATTAAGACTTTCCCTGTCAATGGTCAGCAACATAATACTGATGGAGTTGAGACTCTGGTGCAGCTCACAGCTTATCTTGCATATTAG
- the LOC107632350 gene encoding DNA repair protein RAD51 homolog 4-like translates to MAPLKSMEKEYPLIDSHFQSFCASHAIFSLEDFLLYDLHSLIASADNHSSSITFKQVYLLFNAGILVRSEMYWLRIDALLGGGLRAGQLTELVGPSSSGKTQACLTSASTVAKNGGSVIYFDTGNSFSPQHIAHLVGQTSGYVIGNQAEPGPLQKVMERIICYSVFDIYQMFDVLQQLKINLKSKIVEPDRRVQLLIVDSISSLITPILGGSGPQGHALMISAGYLLKKLADEHNIAVLVTNHMVAGEGGTSKPALGESWKSVPHIRLLLSREYGSNVCNVSTLKHPSVVCLRHALWFVFGKKKGLKLSFYC, encoded by the exons ATGGCGCCATTGAAGAGTATGGAGAAAGAGTATCCTCTCATTGATTCTCACTTTCAAAGCTTTTGTGCTTCTCACGCCATTTTCTCCC TTGAAGATTTCCTCCTCTACGATCTCCATTCATTAATCGCTTCCGCAGATAATCACTCCTCATCAATCACCTTCAAGCAGGTTTATCTTctttt CAATGCTGGAATTTTAGTGAGAAGTGAGATGTATTGGTTAAG GATAGATGCTTTGCTTGGAGGAGGCTTACGTGCAGGACAATTAACTGAACTTGTTGGTCCATCCTCTTCTGGTAAGACACAG GCTTGCCTAACATCTGCTTCAACAGTTGCAAAGAATGGTGGTTCAGTTATATACTTTGATACAGGCAACTCCTTTTCACCTCAGCATATTGCACATTTGGTTGGTCAGACCTCTGGTTATGTCATTGGCAATCAG GCTGAACCAGGACCTCTGCAGAAAGTAATGGAGAGGATAATATGCTACTCAGTGTTTGACATCTATCAAATGTTTGATGTGTTGCAGCAACTGAAGATAAATTTGAAATCTAAG ATTGTTGAACCAGATCGTCGCGTTCAATTGCTTATTGTTGATTCAATCTCTTCACTGATCACCCCCATCCTTGGGGGCAGTGGTCCTCAAG GACATGCTTTGATGATATCTGCTGGGTATTTACTGAAGAAGTTAGCAGATGAGCATAATATTGCAGTACTG GTAACAAATCATATGGTGGCTGGAGAAGGCGGTACGTCCAAACCAGCACTTGGAGAGAGTTGGAAGAGTGTTCCACATATACGGCTCTTGCTTTCTCGTGAATATGGTAGCAATGTTTGCAACGTATCAACACTGAAACATCCATCTGTGGTATGTTTGAGGCATGCATTATGGTTtgtatttggaaaaaaaaaaggtttaaaacTTTCCTTTTATTGCTAA